TGCTTTGCTTGTTTCGGCAATGTTGTTTGCTTATGAGCAGTGGTTAATACGCAATAGAGAGCGTGACCCATGCTTCAAGGCGTTCTTGCATAACAACTATGTGGGCATGGTGATTTTTGCAGGGATTGCTGCCCAGTATTGGGCAGCTTAAAAGCGCTTTCGTTGTTTTGCTTGTGACAATCAATTAGTCAGCATGCAGATACCTCACCTGATTCACTCGCTGTGAGAATCCGGGTGATACCAGAGTCAGAATCTCTCTTTGCAGTTTTGCACTGACATCATTCGGTTTTAACCAACCGTCGTCATCTTCGGCAATAATGCCATTATCCCTTGAAGCTGCGATGAAAGTGTTTAGCACGTTTTTGTCGTAGAACTCTGGAGCGCTAATGCCATGTAGCATGGACATACGCTCAGCAACCATTTGGCTGTTCTTTTCCAAATCGGCGCGAGTAATGCGATCGACATTTTCAATTTGGCTAAGTACCAGTGCGTATCGTTGCAAGGTTTCCTGAATAACCCTGTTCAACAGCCACAGGGTATACTTGGCATCGCCTTTATCATCGTTGTTGTGCCTTGGTTCTGGTTCGACGAGCTTACCTTCTTGTTCCGCTAACAGGCCAATCTTAAGCATGCTGTTAATCAGGCTTTCAGTGTATTCGGCAGCTTCTTCGTCACTCTTGTACATGAACAATTCACGTTTCAGGAGTGGATAAAGTAGCTTAACCAGCGAAGTCAGTTCATCACGGTCACAGCCTCGCTTGCCTATTACGATAGCCGCAATCAAGCTTGGGATGGCAAACATATGCAAGATGTTATTACGATAGTAAGTCAGAGCAATGGCCACTCGGCGATCCAGCGAGAAGATAGAACCGAATTTGTCTTCAATTACCGTAAACTTGCCCAGTTTCATGGTGCTTTCTAAAAGAGCTGAGGCATCGGTATCTGGAACGGTAGCATCAATGCTGTACGGAGCCATATGTTGCAAATCCAGTAGTGTTTGCATGCTGAACAGCAACTCTTCTTTCGCTAGCGTGTGCTTCTTGGCGCATAACAAGCATAGTGAAGCCAAAGTCATTCCGTTGATCGCTGACGCACTATTGATACGTTCCAGTATGTCCACACCGAGTTGATTCACGGTTGGGGTTAACCAGCTTGGTTTCTTACCTTGCTCGGCTTTACTTCTGTCTTCGCGCCAACTTGGGGCATTTTCATCCAGATATTGAGACAAATGGATAGGTTGCCCAAAATTCAGGTAGCCATGACCATAATTCTTCAGGTTGCGAATAGCGGAAAAGATCTGGAAAAAGGATTCTTTCTGTTTGGTGCTGCCTTTCAGTTCTTTAAGGTAACTGCCGACTTCCATAACGTGCTCATAGCCAATATAAACAGGCACTATGCTGATGGGACGGTTAATGCCTTTTAATAGCGCTTGAACCGTCATGGCTAACATACCTGTTTTAGGTGGGAGCAGTCTGCCGGTGCGGCTTCTGCCGCCTTCAGCATAGTATTTCACTGCGTAACCACGAGCGAAAAGCTGCTCCAGATATTCTCTGAACACTGCTGTATACAGTTTGTTGCCTTTAAAAGAGCGGCGAATAAAAAAAGCGCCGCCTTTTCGGAATAATCCGCCAATAGGCCAGAAGTTAAGATTAATACCTGCGGCAATGTACGGCGTCATTAGTCCTTCATTGTAGATGACATAGGTTAGTAGCAGATAATCCATGTGGCTTCGATGGCAGGGAACATAAATGATTTCATGTCCATTTTGCGCAAGTTCGCGCACTTTCTCGGCATGTTCGACATTTATGCCGTTATAAATCTTGTTCCAGACTTTGGTGAGTAAGCGGTATGCCAAACGAATGGCCGTGGAATTACGGTCAGCGGCAATCTCTTCAATGTATTTTTGCGCTTGTTCCTTGGCTTTTTCCAAAGAGATATTTTTGCTTTTGGCTTCGTCGTTGATGGCATTTTTAACCGCATCTGCGCCCAATACACCGTTGAACAGCTGGGCTCTCTGCAACATGCTGGGGCCAGTGATAGACTGCTGACGACGGAAAAAGTGGGTGCGTGCCAAGCGGATAAGTTTGTGTGCCAGTTGTTCGTCGGTATCTGATTCTTTCAGATTGGTCATTTCACGAGAAGAAACTGCGCGGCTAAAGCCGACAATATTGTCACGTCCGAGGAACAGGATAATAAAGAATTTACGGAACCAGCCTGGGGAACTGCGATCGGTGAGAAGATCTGTCCAGCTTTTGCTGGCTTTGCCGGGTTCGCGACCCCAAAAAATGGAAACCGGGACAATTTGAATGTCTAAATCTTTGTCTTCACGGTGCAGTTTAAACATTTCTGTGCTGCTACGAGCAATGTCTGTCACTTTGCGTTTATTACTGAAGAGTGAACGAGGTCGCTCGACAAAAAGTGTTGCAGGGTGTTCTTGCCCGGCTATCTCGATTTTTTTGAAAGGATTGGGTAAGCCCAATCTTTCGGTCGTCATTTCCAGCGCTATCAGATCCGTCGCTGAGTGCGTTTTTAACAGGTAAATAATCGGCTTATCTTTAGATATCCCCAGCTCGCCTTCTATATCATTCGGCGTGTAGCTTGATGTGAGCAGCCAACGTGTCGGGTACTTGATTATTTTTAACAGTATGTTTCGGAAATCCAACATTCAAGAGAACCTGTGTTATGAAGTGGCGGGATAATAGCATGATGATTGCGTTTTTTCCCTAATTTGCCTCAATTTGGGGCATGCCTTGATTTGTAACAATGCTTAATCGCTTTAACAATAAAACGACTTCTTACGTTGCATATCTGAAGAAAGGGAAATTTTAGGTTTGTAATATTTTTTTTGCTGTATATACTACCAGTAAAACTGTATGGAATAACAGGCTGTTTATGCGTCCACTAACTCCACGTCAAGAGCAAGTATTAGAACTGATTAAGCACACCATTTCAGACACTGGAATGCCGCCCACTCGTGCCGAAATAGCACGACAGTTAGGCTTTCGTTCCGCCAATGCGGCAGAAGAGCATTTGAAAGCGTTGGCAAGAAAAGGGGTAATCGAAGTATTACCAGGTACGTCTCGAGGCATTAAATTAAATGTGCCATTGGACGAACCGGCTGAGGAGGAAGGCTTGCCATTGATTGGACGAGTTGCTGCTGGTGAACCCATTCTGGCGCAAGAGCATATTGAATCTCACTATCAGGTTGATCCTAATTTCTTCCATCCCCATGCCGATTATTTATTGCGCGTTTATGGCGAGAGTATGAAGGATATCGGCATTATGGATGGTGATTTGCTTGCGGTGCATCGAACCAAAGATGTGCGTAATGGTCAGGTTGTTGTGGCGAGAGTTGAAGATGATGTGACCGTTAAGCGTATTGAGCGTAACGGTAGTCAGGTTATCTTGCATGCCGAGAATGCGGATTTCAGCCCTATTAAGGTGGATTTAACTTCTCAACCTTTCGAAATTGAAGGCTTGGCTGTGGGTGTAGTTCGCAACAATTCTATGATGTAACGCTTTTTTTACATTTTTTGTTCTGGGCTTATTGTTATTTTTAGAGCGGTAAGCCCAGGTTGAAAAAACCACCATTATCCTTGCCATTTTCTTTTGCTTTTACGCCTATCGCACTCATCATTTTTTCATTGCTAATTAGCGTTGAATCTTTTTTGTTTTTTATATCCCTCTAAAATAAAGGGTTTTGAAGCCGTCGATTTTTAGCATAAGGCGATTTTCTTCTTTGCACCATTTATTGCCGCTCTCCTTCTTATTTGCCTAAAAGTTGCTCCAAATGGATCTTTTTTGTAATTTTAATCACTTTAAATGCGCAATATATTAACTTGAGACTTGATCTGAGCGCCAAAAATACTCACCATTGGCGTCCTTGCAGCTTTAGGCATCGTTTTGCATGCTTTTTAGTCACTTTTTGAGGTTCACCTCGCTGTTAAGAGTCACTAAATAAAAGCGCAGGAGACGTTTAGTAACCGTGGTGTTACTGCAAGTGTTGTAATAAAAAATTCATGTTGGGGAATTTTTGCATCGGAATTGTTTATTTCTTGCCATTTATTAACACCTTGATTACATTACGAAACAATTTGTTTAACAAATTAGAATAAATTTGACCTGAGAAGGCTTCGACGGTCAGCGCAACTGCTTTTTAATTAAGACTGCTTTTTAATAGATGGAGGAAAGCTCTGGTGCATAAAATAATAACCACCTTGCTAGCTGCAGTAACCAGCTTGCTTATCTTTCCGGTTATGGCTGCGGGTGATTCACACCCTGATGCTTACCAGTTAAACCTAAGAGAGGGTGTGACAGACATCAGTGCACAGGTCTATGACTTACATATGACCATTTTAATTATATGTGCGCTTATCGGTGTTGCCGTATTCGGCGTCATGCTTTATTCCACAATTTTTCATCGTAAGTCTCTAGGTGTAAAGCCTGCGACTTTTCATGAAAGTGTAAAAGTGGAAATTGCATGGACTGTGGCTCCTTTTGTGATTTTGATTTTCATGGCGATTCCCGCTGCGAAAACCCTAATCGCTATGGAAGACACTTCAGCTCCTGATGTGTCGATTCTGGTAACCGGTTCTCAGTGGAAGTGGCATTATAAATATATGGATAACGACGTAGAGTATTACTCTGTGTTGGCCACACAACGTGAACAAATTCATAATAAATTCGATAAAGGCGAGAACTACCTGTTAGAGGTTGATCGTCCTTTGGTTATTCCTACAGGTAAGAAAGTTCGTTTCTTGATGACCTCTGACGATGTTATCCATTCATGGTGGGTTCCTGACTTCGCGGTTAAGAAAGATGCTAACCCTGGCTTTATTAATGAAGCGTGGACCAAGGTAAACCAACCAGGTATTTATCGTGGTCAATGTGCTGAGTTGTGCGGTAAAGATCATGGTTTCATGCCTGTCGTTGTTGTTGCTAAAGAGCCTGCTGAATATGAAGCATGGATTTCTGAGCAAGAAGCAATTCAGAAGAAAGCTAAAGAAGAAGAACAAAAACTACTTGCCATGAATATGAGCATGGATGAGTTGATGTCGGTTGGTGAACGGGTTTATCAATCAGCATGCGCAGCTTGTCATATGCCTAATGGTGAAGGTTTGCCTGGGGTGTTCCCTGCTCTTAAAGGTAGCCAAATTGCATTGCATGATATGCCAAAACATATCGACGTTGTTGTAAACGGCGTTTCGGGTACTGCGATGCCTTCTTTTGCGAAACAATTGTCGTTGAAAGAATTGGCTGCAGTTATCACTTATGAACGTAATGCTTGGGGTAACAGCACTGGTGATACCGTTCAAGCGAAAGACGTTAACGCTGTCATTAATGGCAATTAAGAGAGGTTGGCAATGAGTACTGTAGTTGAAGATTTACATCACGATGATCACCATCATCATGCGCCAACGGGTATTAAGCGTTGGCTCTATACTACGAACCATAAAGACATCGGTACTATGTACCTATGGTTCGCATTCATCATGTTTTTGGTTGGCGGCGCAATGGCAATGGTTATTCGTGCCGAGCTATTCCAACCGGGTTTGCAAATTGTAGAACCAAACTTCTTTAACCAGATGACCACCGTTCATGGTCTGATCATGGTTTTTGGTGCGGTAATGCCGGCTTTCACCGGGCTTGCTAACTGGATGGTGCCACTAATGATTGGCGCGCCAGATATGGCTTTGCCTCGAATGAACAACTGGAGCTTCTGGATCTTGCCATTCGCATTTTCAGTTTTGATTGCTTCTTTGTTCCTTGAAGGTGGTGGTCCTAACTTCGGTTGGACTTTCTATGCACCTTTGTCCACAACGTATAGTAATGATTCAACAGCGCTGTTTGTGTTCTCGGTTCATATTATGGGTGCGAGTTCTATCATGGGTGCTATCAACGTTATCGTTACTATTTTCAACATGCGTGCCCCTGGCATGACATTGATGAAAATGCCACTGTTTGTCTGGACATGGTTGATCACTGCATTCTTGTTGATTGCGGTAATGCCAGTATTAGCCGGCGCAGTGACCATGGTATTGACTGATAAATACTTCGGAACCAGCTTCTTTGACGCTGCTGGTGGTGGTGACCCGGTTATGTTCCAGCATATTTTCTGGTTCTTCGGTCATCCAGAGGTGTACATCATGATCTTGCCAGCTTTTGGTGTTATTTCTCAAATCGTTCCTACGTTCTCTCGTAAGAAGCTGTTTGGTTATGCATCAATGGTTTACGCAACGGCCTCAATTGCATTGTTGTCATTCATCGTTTGGGCTCACCACATGTTTACCACTGGTATGCCATTGTTCGGTGAAATGTTCTTCATGATCGCAACCATGTTGATTTCTGTCCCAACGGGCGTAAAAGTATTCAACTGGGTTGCAACCATGTGGCGCGGCGCGATTTCATTTGAAATGCCAATGATGTTTGCCTTGGCCTTCATCGTATTGTTCACTATCGGTGGTTTCTCTGGTTTGATGCTGGCGATTACTCCGGTTGACTTCCAATACCATGATACTTACTTCGTAGTGGCTCACTTCCATTATGTATTGGTAACAGGCGCTATCTTCTCCATTATGGCGGCGACTTACTACTGGCTACCTAAGTGGACGGGTAAGATGTATGACGAAACTTTGGCTAAATGGCATTTCTGGTGCTCTTTGATCTCTGTAAACGTCCTGTTCTTCCCAATGCACTTCATCGGTTTAGCGGGTATGCCAAGACGTATTCCTGACTATGCATTGCAGTTTGCTGATTTCAATAAGTGGATCAGTATTGGTGGCTTTGCATTTGGTTTATCGCAGCTTATTTTCCTTGCTCTGTTGATTAAAGCTTGCCGTAAGAAAGGTGAGCCAGTGTCTGCACAGGTTTGGGATGGTGCGGAAGGCTTGGAATGGGAAATACCTTCTCCTGCTCCTTATCATACCTTCGATACACCGCCTGTTGTGAAGTAGGGGTAAATGATGAGTACCGAACATAACGTTAATAACAATAGCAAGCTGATCCTGAAATTAGTCGGTGTTGTAATCGGTATGTTCGGCTTTGGTTTTGCTTTGGTGCCCTTGTATGACGTGTTTTGCGATCTGACGGGGATCAACGGTAAAACCAAAGACACCGCTGCGGTTTATCAAGGTGTTGAAGTAGATAAAAGTCGGTTGGTGACGGTAGAGTTCATCACCCGTAATAATAAGGGTATGCCTTGGCAATTTGCTTCTGAAACGAAGCGTGTGCAGGTTCATCCAGGGGAAATGCATCAGGTTAATTTTACTGCGCATAACCCTGCTGGTAGACAGATTATTGGACAAGCGGTTCCTTCTGTATCTCCGGGTACAGCAGCGCTTTACCTGAATAAGACCGAGTGTTTCTGCTTTGAACAACAGCCTTTGGGGGCTGGTGAGCAAGTAGTGATGCCGATGAAGTTCTACGTGGATCCGCAGTTGCCTGAAGATATTGAGTTCTTCACTGTGCAATACACCTTGTATGACGTTACTGGTTCAGTCGAAACAGTCGCAATGAACCAATAGCAATTGGAGATAAGAATGTCAGAACAACAATATGAAAAATATTACGTGCCAGACCAAAGTCCCTGGCCGTTTGTTGGGGCGGTAGCTCTATTCCTTATCGTCGTTGGTGCAGGCAACTATGTTGTCGAGGTCTCCAAAGGTAAAGATGGCTACGGCGGAATCATCCTACTGACGGGTATAGCTGTGTTGCTATATATGTTGTGGAACTGGTTCAAAGACCAAATTAATGAATCTATGGCCGGCTTGTATAGCGCGCAATTAAGCCGCTCTTATCGTCAAGGTATGAGCTGGTTTATTTTCTCAGAAGTGATGTTCTTCTGTGCTTTCTTTGGTGCGTTGTTTTATGCCAGAGTGTTTTCTGTTCCATGGTTAGGCGGCGCATCGAACAATGTTTCTACCGCGGCGGTTTTATGGCCTACTTTTGAAGCTGTGTGGCCGTTAGTTACAACGCCAGGTGGTACACAAACTCAAGCAATGCCTCCAGGTGGTTTGCCACTGTACAACACTATTATTCTTTTAGTGTCATCAGTAACTTGCCATTATGCACATGTTGGATTGGAAAAGAATAATCGTAAGAACCTGACCATGTTCCTTGGTTTGACAGTCTTGCTTGGTTTGTTGTTCTTATTCTTCCAGGTTGAAGAATATATTCACGCATACACTGAAATGGGTCTGAAATTAGATTCAGGTATTTATGGCAACACTTTCTTCATGTTGACGGGCTTCCACGGAATGCATGTTACCTTGGGAACTATCTTGTTGATTGTGATGTTTTTCCGTGTATTGAAAGGACATTTTACGCCTGATAATCACTTCGCATTCCAGGCTGCTAGCTGGTACTGGCACTTTGTTGATGTGGTATGGGTGTGTTTGTTTATCTTTGTTTATTTGCTGTAGTCAGCATTTGATAAAGAATGAAGCAATGGCTGCACATGAGAGTGTGCAGCTTTTGTCTGTGTAAAAAGCAGGATTTTAATAAGGTCGAGGGTTAGGGGTAATAATACCTGTAGCGACAGCGACTATGACAATAAAGATAATGATGGCGGATATCAGTACTCTGCGCCCGATAAACTTGCTCATTTTTTGTTTGTCTGCATCCGGTTTAAGCATGATTGTCATGGCTTTAAACAGGTTGTAAATCATAAAGACAAGTAGCAGTGCTAGTACGATCTTAACTATCAAAATAAACCCCACCGAAAAGAAGTGAATATCAAAGTAACAAGGTCTCTGACTATAACGCTAACTTCTACCATAGTCACTTTGATTGCAGTATCAATTATGCTGCGTTTGGGGTTTTGGCAATTGCAGCGAGCGGAAGAAAAAGAACTGCGCTTGATTCAAATTGCCAAGAGAAACGAACAACACCCAATGGGTCTGCACGACATTGATTGGTTGGGTAAAGAGCAAGATGTAAAAGTCAACTTTACAGGAATCTTGCTTAACGATCGGGTTTTCCTTTGGGACAATCGCGTTGTGAAAGGGCAAGTTGGCTATGAAGTGTTGGTGCCCGTTAGCACAAGTGAGGGGATTGTGTTAACCAAGTGGGGCTGGATAGCTGGCACAGGCTATCGTGATAAGCTGCCAGGCATCACATTGCCAAGTAGTGGAGAAGAAATTCAAAGCTTTAGTGGGGTGACATGGTTGCCCGGCAATAATATTTTTGTGCATGAAACGGCCACGACTGAATCAAGTTGGCCGATGGTGATACAGGAAGTCAATATTACCCAGATTGAGCAGTTGTTAGGTAAGCCTTTGTTACCCTTCGTGGTATCACTGGATTTGCCTGATGACAGTGGTTTTATAAATAACCACCATCCTGTGGTGATGCCGCCAGAGAAACACATTGCTTATGCAATTCAGTGGTTTGGTTTGGCATTGGGATGTGTATTGGTATTTATCTTTGCAAGTATAAAAAAGAGTAAGAATGACAGATCAGAAGATTAAAGCTAATCGACGTATCATGCTGCTTTTGGCGGTGACTTTTATTGTGCCGGTCGTATTGGCGAAGTTTGCATTGGAAGGCGATTGGTTTAACCGAGCTGCAACGAATAAAGGCACATTGATGCAACCCGCACTGGATTTTTCATTGCTTTATCCCGAGCGTGATAAGAAATGGTACATCAGCTTTATCACTGATAAACCTTGTGACTCTCAGTGTGAATTGGCTCTGTATAGCTTGAACCAGGTTTGGGTTGCATTGGGCAAAGAGCAAGACCGCGTTAATACAGCTGTCATCGTATCTGATAATGAACAAGCAGAAGTGGTTAAGCAAAGTGAGTTCGCTCATCACTTAACAATTTCTCAGGTTGATAAGGCGACGATGGAACAAGTGTTCCAGAAAGAGCCTATTAATGGACTATTTATTGTCGACGCACTGGGCAACATCATTTTGCGTTACCCATTGAACGAAGAAAAACAACAAGCGGTTCTGAAAAGTCGCGATATTCTCGCTGATATGCGAAAGCTATTGAAATTGTCTCGTATAGGCTAGGGGTGAGCTAATGAAAAAATTGGTACTGGCAAGTATTATTCTTGCATTTGTTGTGGTCATCCTCGGGGCTTATACCCGCTTGTCGGATGCTGGATTAGGCTGTCCTGATTGGCCTGGTTGTTATGGCAAAATGTTAGTTCCATCTCACCCTGAGGCTGTGGATGCCGCAGAAATGGCTTATCCTGAGCGTCCTCTGGAAGCACACAAAGCCTGGAAGGAAATGGTACATCGCTATTTTGCCGGCGCTTTGGGGTTGTTTATTCTGGCAATTGCCTTAATGAGTATCAGAGTCGGGCATGGCAAACCTTTTAAGCTTCCTCTCGTATTGTTGGGGCTGGTTATTTTTCAGGCTGCATTGGGGATGTGGACAGTCACAATGAATTTAATGCCGGCAGTGGTGATGGGGCATTTGCTCGGCGGGTTTAGTGTTTTCTCACTGTTATTCCTTTTGTATTTAAGACTGAAAAATTTCCGTATTCCCGGTGGGGATTATCCCGCACGAAGATTAACCAAATATGCCACTATTGGCCTGTTTGTATTGGTAGGGCAAATTGCCCTTGGCGGATGGACATCGGCAAACTATGCGGCTTTAGCTTGCACTCAATTACCCATCTGTGAAGGCAATTGGGTGGAGCGTCTGGATTTTGCTGATGCATTGAGTATTCCTGTGGCTGATGATTACGAGTTTGGTAAGCATAGCTATGAAGGGCGTATGACGATGCACATTATGCATCGCTTCGGTGCCATTGTGACCTTTATCTATTTGTGCTGGTTGGGTCTGAAGTTATATACAAAGGCTGCATCTGATATGGTGAAAACTCAGGCTGCTGTGATGACCTTTATACTTGGAGTGCAAGTTTTATTAGGTATAAGCAATGTGGTATTTAAATTACCCATTTGGGTGGCGGTAATGCATAATGGCGTTGCTGCACTCCTGCTGCTTACGCTCGTATTAATTAACTATACCCTGTACCGTAAAACATAAGGATCTAATCTGATGCAAAAAGTCGTCGGCGCAGATCAAGCCGCAACCAAAGATTCACAATCGCCCTCGTGGCGCGATTATTACGAAATGACCAAGCCCAAAGTGGTGCTGATGTTATTGCTTACCGCATTGGTGGGCATGTGTCTGGCTGTGGAAGGTGCTCTGGATTTGCAGCTTTTGGTTGCAGGTCTTTTAGGTATTGGCATGCTGTCCTCTTCAGCGGCTGTGATTAACCATGTCGTTGACCATAAGATCGATGCTCAAATGGCGAGAACGAACAAGCGTCCTGTTCCAAATGGACGGGTAACACCTGTGCGAGCGCTACTTTTCGCATTTGGTTTATGCGTTGTTGGCTACGTTATTTTGGAAGTATTTGTTAACCGTCTTACCGCGTTACTTACCTTGGCTAGCCTGGTGGGCTATGCGGTTATTTATACCATGTACCTGAAACGTGCAACGCCACAGAATATAGTAATTGGTGGCTTGGCTGGTGCAGCACCTCCTTTACTCGGCTGGACTACCATGACTGGCGAAGTGCATTCACATGCATTGCTGCTGGTTTTGATTGTTTTCACCTGGACACCCCCTCACTTCTGGGCGCTGGCTGTTCATAGAGTGGAAGACTATTCAAAAGCTGATGTGCCAATGTTGCCAGTAACTCATGGTGTTGAGTTCACGAAAACCTCTATTTTGTTGTACACCATTCTTTTGTTTGTGATTTGCTTACTGCCTTATCTGGTTGGTATGTCTGGTGTCATCTATTTACTGGGCGTAACCGTGCTTAATGGCATGTTTTTGTATTATGCGTGGAAGATGAAGTTTGCATCGACAGAGAAAACAGCTATGTCTACGTTTAAGTTCTCTATCCTGCATTTGATGGTGTTGTATGTTATTTTGCTGGTGGATCATTACATTAAAATAACGCTTTAGGCTGAAGCCAAAAGTAAAAGATACAAAGTAAAAGACAATATATCGTGAAAAACATACTCTTAATTTTACTCGCTATTATTGGGTTAGCCGGAGGAGTCTATCTGGCTAACCATTTGAATCAACCTCAAGATCCTCAGTTTGCTCAGCTCTATCCTCAGGCCAGGGCGTTAAATGATGTGCATTTAACCAATCAACATGGTGAGTTGATCGATGCTAAGTGGTTTGAAGGAAAATGGACGTTAACGTTTGTTGGCTATACCTATTGCCCGGATATTTGCCCGACGACACTAGCTGAACTGAAATCTATTTATCCGCAATTGAAGCAGATTGAATCAGAGTTCCCAGTACAGATTTTGTTTTTATCGGTGGATCCAAAGCGCGATACCATTCCACGCTTGAAGGAATATGTGGATTTCTTTAATCCTGAATTTATTGCTGCGACTGCGGAGCACAAATTCCTGTTCCCCGTGGTGAGAGCGATGGGAATGATGTACTCCATGAGCG
Above is a window of Paraneptunicella aestuarii DNA encoding:
- the coxB gene encoding cytochrome c oxidase subunit II, coding for MAAGDSHPDAYQLNLREGVTDISAQVYDLHMTILIICALIGVAVFGVMLYSTIFHRKSLGVKPATFHESVKVEIAWTVAPFVILIFMAIPAAKTLIAMEDTSAPDVSILVTGSQWKWHYKYMDNDVEYYSVLATQREQIHNKFDKGENYLLEVDRPLVIPTGKKVRFLMTSDDVIHSWWVPDFAVKKDANPGFINEAWTKVNQPGIYRGQCAELCGKDHGFMPVVVVAKEPAEYEAWISEQEAIQKKAKEEEQKLLAMNMSMDELMSVGERVYQSACAACHMPNGEGLPGVFPALKGSQIALHDMPKHIDVVVNGVSGTAMPSFAKQLSLKELAAVITYERNAWGNSTGDTVQAKDVNAVINGN
- the lexA gene encoding transcriptional repressor LexA, with the translated sequence MRPLTPRQEQVLELIKHTISDTGMPPTRAEIARQLGFRSANAAEEHLKALARKGVIEVLPGTSRGIKLNVPLDEPAEEEGLPLIGRVAAGEPILAQEHIESHYQVDPNFFHPHADYLLRVYGESMKDIGIMDGDLLAVHRTKDVRNGQVVVARVEDDVTVKRIERNGSQVILHAENADFSPIKVDLTSQPFEIEGLAVGVVRNNSMM
- a CDS encoding cytochrome c oxidase subunit 3 yields the protein MSEQQYEKYYVPDQSPWPFVGAVALFLIVVGAGNYVVEVSKGKDGYGGIILLTGIAVLLYMLWNWFKDQINESMAGLYSAQLSRSYRQGMSWFIFSEVMFFCAFFGALFYARVFSVPWLGGASNNVSTAAVLWPTFEAVWPLVTTPGGTQTQAMPPGGLPLYNTIILLVSSVTCHYAHVGLEKNNRKNLTMFLGLTVLLGLLFLFFQVEEYIHAYTEMGLKLDSGIYGNTFFMLTGFHGMHVTLGTILLIVMFFRVLKGHFTPDNHFAFQAASWYWHFVDVVWVCLFIFVYLL
- the plsB gene encoding glycerol-3-phosphate 1-O-acyltransferase PlsB, which produces MLDFRNILLKIIKYPTRWLLTSSYTPNDIEGELGISKDKPIIYLLKTHSATDLIALEMTTERLGLPNPFKKIEIAGQEHPATLFVERPRSLFSNKRKVTDIARSSTEMFKLHREDKDLDIQIVPVSIFWGREPGKASKSWTDLLTDRSSPGWFRKFFIILFLGRDNIVGFSRAVSSREMTNLKESDTDEQLAHKLIRLARTHFFRRQQSITGPSMLQRAQLFNGVLGADAVKNAINDEAKSKNISLEKAKEQAQKYIEEIAADRNSTAIRLAYRLLTKVWNKIYNGINVEHAEKVRELAQNGHEIIYVPCHRSHMDYLLLTYVIYNEGLMTPYIAAGINLNFWPIGGLFRKGGAFFIRRSFKGNKLYTAVFREYLEQLFARGYAVKYYAEGGRSRTGRLLPPKTGMLAMTVQALLKGINRPISIVPVYIGYEHVMEVGSYLKELKGSTKQKESFFQIFSAIRNLKNYGHGYLNFGQPIHLSQYLDENAPSWREDRSKAEQGKKPSWLTPTVNQLGVDILERINSASAINGMTLASLCLLCAKKHTLAKEELLFSMQTLLDLQHMAPYSIDATVPDTDASALLESTMKLGKFTVIEDKFGSIFSLDRRVAIALTYYRNNILHMFAIPSLIAAIVIGKRGCDRDELTSLVKLLYPLLKRELFMYKSDEEAAEYTESLINSMLKIGLLAEQEGKLVEPEPRHNNDDKGDAKYTLWLLNRVIQETLQRYALVLSQIENVDRITRADLEKNSQMVAERMSMLHGISAPEFYDKNVLNTFIAASRDNGIIAEDDDGWLKPNDVSAKLQREILTLVSPGFSQRVNQVRYLHAD
- the ctaD gene encoding cytochrome c oxidase subunit I — translated: MSTVVEDLHHDDHHHHAPTGIKRWLYTTNHKDIGTMYLWFAFIMFLVGGAMAMVIRAELFQPGLQIVEPNFFNQMTTVHGLIMVFGAVMPAFTGLANWMVPLMIGAPDMALPRMNNWSFWILPFAFSVLIASLFLEGGGPNFGWTFYAPLSTTYSNDSTALFVFSVHIMGASSIMGAINVIVTIFNMRAPGMTLMKMPLFVWTWLITAFLLIAVMPVLAGAVTMVLTDKYFGTSFFDAAGGGDPVMFQHIFWFFGHPEVYIMILPAFGVISQIVPTFSRKKLFGYASMVYATASIALLSFIVWAHHMFTTGMPLFGEMFFMIATMLISVPTGVKVFNWVATMWRGAISFEMPMMFALAFIVLFTIGGFSGLMLAITPVDFQYHDTYFVVAHFHYVLVTGAIFSIMAATYYWLPKWTGKMYDETLAKWHFWCSLISVNVLFFPMHFIGLAGMPRRIPDYALQFADFNKWISIGGFAFGLSQLIFLALLIKACRKKGEPVSAQVWDGAEGLEWEIPSPAPYHTFDTPPVVK
- a CDS encoding DUF2909 domain-containing protein, with translation MIVKIVLALLLVFMIYNLFKAMTIMLKPDADKQKMSKFIGRRVLISAIIIFIVIVAVATGIITPNPRPY
- a CDS encoding SURF1 family protein, encoding MLRLGFWQLQRAEEKELRLIQIAKRNEQHPMGLHDIDWLGKEQDVKVNFTGILLNDRVFLWDNRVVKGQVGYEVLVPVSTSEGIVLTKWGWIAGTGYRDKLPGITLPSSGEEIQSFSGVTWLPGNNIFVHETATTESSWPMVIQEVNITQIEQLLGKPLLPFVVSLDLPDDSGFINNHHPVVMPPEKHIAYAIQWFGLALGCVLVFIFASIKKSKNDRSED
- a CDS encoding COX15/CtaA family protein, with translation MKKLVLASIILAFVVVILGAYTRLSDAGLGCPDWPGCYGKMLVPSHPEAVDAAEMAYPERPLEAHKAWKEMVHRYFAGALGLFILAIALMSIRVGHGKPFKLPLVLLGLVIFQAALGMWTVTMNLMPAVVMGHLLGGFSVFSLLFLLYLRLKNFRIPGGDYPARRLTKYATIGLFVLVGQIALGGWTSANYAALACTQLPICEGNWVERLDFADALSIPVADDYEFGKHSYEGRMTMHIMHRFGAIVTFIYLCWLGLKLYTKAASDMVKTQAAVMTFILGVQVLLGISNVVFKLPIWVAVMHNGVAALLLLTLVLINYTLYRKT
- a CDS encoding cytochrome c oxidase assembly protein; the encoded protein is MSTEHNVNNNSKLILKLVGVVIGMFGFGFALVPLYDVFCDLTGINGKTKDTAAVYQGVEVDKSRLVTVEFITRNNKGMPWQFASETKRVQVHPGEMHQVNFTAHNPAGRQIIGQAVPSVSPGTAALYLNKTECFCFEQQPLGAGEQVVMPMKFYVDPQLPEDIEFFTVQYTLYDVTGSVETVAMNQ